The Myxococcales bacterium genome includes a region encoding these proteins:
- a CDS encoding DUF4336 domain-containing protein produces the protein MLRKLDKDLWVIDHALTITGGIRIGTRTTLIRLSDGNIFAHAPGPTDDGDHIEIDKLGNVTQIVASNLFHNMNVADWMSRYDGATCHAPASFDTKVPGLSYETLSDDVPAAWSADIDQVFVQGAPQINETVFFHRATRTLLLTDLCFNMLNSESLITRVLMRVMGGYGHFGPSYLARTFMRDKQAIRRVIDRILEWDFDRVTVTHGQVLETGGRAKLEQAFAWL, from the coding sequence ATGCTGCGAAAGCTCGACAAAGACCTGTGGGTCATCGATCACGCATTGACGATTACCGGCGGCATCCGGATCGGAACCCGAACGACGTTGATCCGTCTCTCGGACGGGAACATCTTTGCCCACGCTCCCGGGCCGACAGACGACGGCGACCACATCGAGATCGACAAGCTCGGCAATGTCACCCAGATCGTCGCCTCCAATTTATTCCACAACATGAATGTTGCGGACTGGATGTCGCGCTACGACGGCGCGACTTGTCACGCTCCTGCCTCTTTTGACACAAAAGTACCCGGCCTGTCCTACGAGACATTGAGCGATGATGTGCCGGCGGCGTGGTCGGCGGATATCGATCAGGTCTTCGTTCAAGGTGCACCTCAGATCAACGAAACCGTCTTCTTCCACCGCGCGACCCGCACGCTCCTGTTGACCGACTTGTGCTTCAACATGTTGAATTCAGAGTCGCTCATCACCCGGGTGTTGATGCGAGTCATGGGGGGCTATGGGCACTTCGGACCGAGCTATTTGGCAAGGACCTTCATGAGAGACAAACAGGCCATCCGGCGAGTCATCGACCGCATACTCGAATGGGACTTCGACCGGGTGACGGTGACCCACGGCCAGGTGCTCGAAACCGGCGGCCGTGCGAAGCTCGAGCAGGCCTTCGCCTGGCTCTAG
- a CDS encoding fatty acid desaturase family protein, with amino-acid sequence MLTTDDVERADLNRKFRITDIAAPDELVRFSERSNARATSYVVFNWAMVALIFTTVALWTHPLTILLGVALLGGRHLGFAALMHDCGHRALFASDRTNAWVGQWLCAYPILSDLPRYAAGHRKHHAFAGTHDDPDLPNYQSYPVSKASFRRKIVRDLTGQTGLRSLRATWRRGKADITRAPWNGNTLAGHALIYGAIFAPLYAAGAGWLFLMWPAAYMTSYMLIARLRQVAEHGAVPNLFDPDPRRHTRTTLVRWFERPFLAPFNLNYHLEHHLHASIPCYQLPAFHRYLVSRGVFDETHFPSGYGELFSKTVQPDTV; translated from the coding sequence GTGTTGACCACGGATGATGTCGAGCGGGCAGACCTCAATCGCAAATTCAGGATCACCGACATTGCCGCGCCCGATGAATTGGTTCGCTTTAGCGAGCGGAGCAACGCCCGTGCGACGAGCTATGTCGTCTTCAACTGGGCCATGGTGGCGCTGATATTCACCACAGTTGCGCTGTGGACCCACCCCCTGACGATCCTGCTGGGCGTCGCACTGTTGGGCGGACGACATCTGGGCTTCGCGGCGCTGATGCACGACTGCGGACACCGCGCGCTGTTCGCGAGCGACCGCACCAATGCCTGGGTGGGCCAGTGGTTGTGCGCGTATCCGATCTTGTCGGACCTCCCCCGCTACGCCGCCGGACACCGCAAGCACCACGCCTTTGCGGGCACGCACGACGACCCCGACCTCCCGAACTACCAGAGTTATCCCGTATCCAAGGCGAGCTTTCGCCGGAAGATCGTGCGCGACTTGACGGGGCAGACGGGGCTGCGGAGTTTGCGTGCAACCTGGCGCCGGGGTAAGGCGGACATCACGCGCGCACCTTGGAACGGGAACACACTGGCGGGACACGCGCTGATCTACGGCGCCATTTTCGCCCCACTCTACGCGGCCGGCGCCGGATGGTTGTTTCTAATGTGGCCCGCTGCGTATATGACGTCCTACATGTTGATTGCACGCTTGCGCCAGGTCGCCGAGCACGGCGCGGTGCCCAATCTCTTTGATCCCGATCCGCGCAGGCATACCCGCACGACGCTCGTGCGCTGGTTCGAGCGGCCCTTCCTGGCGCCGTTCAATCTCAACTACCACCTCGAACACCACCTTCACGCAAGCATCCCCTGTTATCAGCTACCGGCCTTCCATCGGTATCTGGTTTCTCGGGGCGTGTTTGATGAAACGCATTTTCCCAGCGGATATGGGGAACTGTTTTCGAAGACCGTACAGCCGGACACTGTGTAG
- a CDS encoding PaaX family transcriptional regulator: MSRAKLQRFGGKVSAKSLVIDLLSTMPSHHPVAVAALLRAAGLFGIGENSMRVTLARLRSRGLVESDQRGLYRLSSNALPVNREVRAWSTVETFVGAWDGSFIGIETSGLSRREDRRGSRVRERALGFLGFKSLTPTLRIRPNNLVGGVASCRQRLIALGFAPKPIVFQLTEFDESMDRRARGLWDIAKLEADYVATCERLAQSVERLPGLGTKAAMAESFQLGGEAVRQIVLDPLLPAEIVDVEARSAMFDAMRRYDAIGRNHWKQWTGASIDLEQSPVDIGTFGSATETPSINR, encoded by the coding sequence ATGAGCAGAGCAAAGCTTCAACGTTTCGGCGGCAAGGTCTCGGCCAAGAGCCTCGTGATCGATCTGCTGTCGACCATGCCGTCCCATCATCCAGTTGCAGTGGCGGCATTGCTGCGAGCCGCTGGGTTGTTTGGCATCGGCGAGAACAGCATGCGGGTGACACTTGCGCGACTCCGATCGCGCGGGTTGGTGGAGTCGGATCAGCGGGGACTCTATCGCCTGAGTAGCAACGCCCTTCCAGTCAACCGAGAGGTTCGAGCGTGGTCGACGGTCGAAACTTTCGTGGGCGCCTGGGACGGAAGCTTCATCGGTATCGAAACCAGCGGTCTGTCGCGCCGGGAGGATCGCCGCGGATCGCGAGTGCGAGAGCGAGCACTGGGTTTTCTGGGATTCAAATCACTCACACCGACCCTGCGAATCCGCCCCAACAACCTCGTCGGCGGAGTCGCGTCTTGTCGACAACGGCTGATCGCGCTGGGCTTCGCTCCGAAGCCCATTGTATTTCAACTGACCGAATTCGATGAAAGCATGGACCGACGTGCTCGCGGGCTTTGGGACATCGCAAAGCTCGAGGCCGACTATGTCGCGACCTGCGAGCGGCTTGCGCAGAGCGTCGAAAGGCTGCCGGGTCTCGGGACGAAAGCCGCCATGGCGGAATCATTTCAACTGGGAGGCGAAGCCGTGCGCCAAATCGTCCTCGACCCGCTGCTTCCCGCAGAGATCGTCGACGTTGAGGCGCGCAGCGCGATGTTCGACGCAATGCGACGCTACGATGCAATTGGGCGCAACCACTGGAAGCAATGGACCGGCGCATCGATCGACCTCGAACAGAGTCCAGTCGATATCGGAACCTTCGGCTCGGCAACAGAAACTCCGAGCATCAACAGATAG